The DNA sequence AATGGGGTATCATCCTGATTTCCTTTCATGCGGAATGTGTGGCCGATCTCTGGTTGCGGAAGAGGGATGCCAATTCGGTGTTGAGGGGGGCCAAGTGGCCTGTCGGACTTGTCTTTCGAGCGGGAAACCGTTAGAGGGACTTGCTCGGCCTGTTTCGACCGGGGTACTTCGTGCTCTTGATTGGATTCAGCACAGCCGTCCTGCGGACTGGCTTACTGTCTCCATGGATTCCGAAGTCCGGCGGCAAGCAAGCCAATTGATCGAGCTTTTCGTCGCGTATCACCTGGGTCTGTCCTGGGATAATGGCATGTATAAAAAGGTATGAGTTGGAGTAAGCAATGAATTTTCAGGATGTTATACTGAAATTGCAAAATTTTTGGGCAGACTATGGTTGTGCTGTTGTCCAGCCCATGGACATAGAGTGTGGGGCCGGAACGTTCAACCCTTCCACATTCTTTCGAGTCATCGGTCCCGAGCCGTGGAAAACCGCATATGTCGAGCCTTCTCGCCGTCCTACTGATGGTCGGTATGGGGAGAATCCCAACCGGTTGCAGCACTATTATCAGTTTCAGGTGGTTTTGAAGCCGTCTCCTGACAACGTGCAGGAGCTGTATCTGGAGAGTTTGGCCGCTATTGGAATTGATGCAGCAGCGCATGATATCCGTTTTGTCGAAGATGACTGGGAATCCCCTACACTCGGCGCATGGGGTCTGGGCTGGGAAGTCTGGCTGAACGGAATGGAAGTGACACAGTTTACCTATTTCCAGCAGGTTGGCGGTATTGATTTGAAGCCGGTTTCCGTGGAAATAACCTACGGTCTTGAGCGGCTGTCCATGTATTTGCAGGAAAAGGAATCCGTGTATGATCTCATGTGGAATGATGAGATTCGATACGGTCACATTTTCCATCAGAATGAAGTCGAGATGTCCAAGTACAATTTCGAATTGGCAAATACGGAAATGCTGTTTGATCTTTTTAACAAATTTGAAGCCGAATGCCTCTCCCTATGCGAAGAGGGATTGCCTTGGCCTGCGTATGATTGCTGTCTCAAGTGCTCGCATTCTTTCAATATGCTGGACGCCCGAAGCGCCATTTCCATCACGGAGCGCGCTTCCTATATCGGGCGAGTCCGCAACCTGGCTTCCAAGATTGCCAGATTGTATGCGGACCAGCGGGAAGAAATGGGTTATCCCATGCTGAACAAGTAGTTGATGCAACAGACACGAACCGAGAGAATAAAGAGAAGTACAATGGCCGAATTCATTCTGGAAATCGGAACCGAGGAAATGCCAGCCCGTTTCGTCCCCAAATTGGCTGCCGAGTTGGAAGGTGTTTTTGCCGCGTCTCTTGACGAGGCCATGGTGGAGAACGGGGGCGTGAAATGTTATGCTACTCCTCGCCGAATCACCGCGCATGTCGCGTCCATCGCCCTGACTCAGCGCCAGGAAGAGGAAACCGTGACCGGACCGCCGACGCGAATCGCGTATGACGGTGACGGCAATCTGACCAAGGCGGGCATGGGGTTTGCCAAGACACAAGGCGTCTCCGAAGATGCGCTTTTCGCCATGGAGACCGGCAAGGGCGAATATCTCGCTGCCAAAAAGGTCGTTGGCGGTGGGAAGACAATCGATATTTTGCCGGAATTGTGTATCAAGGGTATTGAATCCTTGTCTTTTCCCAAAAAAATGCACTGGGGCGATTATTCGTTCACTTTTGGACGTCCTTTGCGGTGGTTGTTGGCCCTGTTGGACGATCAGATTGTTGATTTTTCCCTGGAGAATTTGACCACTGGTCGCACGACGCGTGGACATCGGGTCATGGGACCGGGACCGCACGAAGTGGCATCCACAACTGAATATTTTTCGGTCATCGAAAACGCATGCAAAGTGGTCATTGACCCGGACGTGCGGAAGAAGATGATTGTTGATGAAGGCAATCGCCTTGCTGGTGAACTTGGTGGTGAGATTGTCTGGAATGACAAATTGCTTGAAGAGGTCGCCAACCTTGTGGAGTTCCCCAAACCGCTGATCGGGGACATTGATCCCCTGTATCTCGAATTGCCGCGTGAGGTGCTGCTGACGTCCATGCAGTCCCATCAGAAGAGCTTTGGCGTACAAAGCCCTGATGGTGCGCTGATGCCGCATTTCTTGACGACATTGAATATTGAGCCGCAGGACGTAGCTTTGGTCAAAAAGGGCTGGGAGCGTGTGCTCAAGGCCCGGTTGGAAGACGCCCGTTTCTTCTGGGAAGCCGATTGTACGGTCGAATTTGAAACATGGCTCGACAAGTTGGAAAATGTCGTTTTCCTTGGACCGCTTGGTTCGGTTGGCGACAAATCCCGTCGAATTGAGCGGTTGTGTGGCAAATTGGCTGAAGTCCTTGGCGAGTCGCAATCCATCATGCCGGGTGAGATCGAAAAGTACGCCATGGCTGGTCGTCTGGCCAAAGCGGATCTTGTTTCGGAGATGGTGATTGAATTCGACAGCCTCCAGGGCAAGATGGGTGGTCTTTACGCTGAACGCGCCGGAAAGGGTGAGATCGTTTCCAAGGGGATATATGAACAATATCTCCCGGCTGGTCCTGATTCTCCGGTTCCTTCCAGTCTGGCAGGCGCTCTGGTCTCCATGGCTGACAAAGTGGATACCATGGCCGGATGTTTCGGACTGGGCAAAGTCCCGACCGGAGCAAATGATCCGTATGCGCTTCGACGGTGCGCCCTTGGTATTTCACGGATTATCATGGAACATGAACTGGATGTGGACCTTGATACGCTTTTGCGTGAGGCTCAGGCCGCATATGTTGATGTGAAATGGAAAGTCGAACCGGCTGACGCCTTGGACAAGCTTAAGGAATTCTTTGGCCAGCGTCTTCGTGCATTGTTCACCGGTCACGGTTTCAAGACCCGTGTGGTCGATGCCGCTTTGGGAGCTGGTTTCAGTGACATTCGGACTTTGAAAGCCCGTTTGAAAGCGTTGAGTGAATTCAGCAAGGATGCTGATTTCGAACAGGCCGTGTTGACATTTAAACGTGCGGCAAACATTATTCGCAAGCAGGGCGATCAGGCAGGACAGGCTTTGACTGGTCTGTATGATGCCGACCTGTTTGAGGATGCACATGAAAAAACGTTCGGGAGTCAGTTGGAAACAATTGCCCCTCGTTTCGATGATCTGTGGGAACATGGAGATTTTGGTGGATTATTTGGCCTTCTCGGAGAGTTACGTCCTGCCGTGGACGGATTTTTCGACAATGTCATGGTGATGTGCGATGATACGGACATCCGCCTGAATCGTTTGAATCTGTTGAAGGCATTGGTTGACCGTTTGAGTCGCTTGGCTGATTTTAACGCATTGCAAGTTTAGTTTCCACCAAGAAAAAACTTGACATCAGAGTGAGAGTCCATATAAAAGGCTCTCCCTTTGGGAATAATACCAAGCAAGAGCATTTTACTCGAAATAAATTGATCAGGAGAAATTACCTTGGCTAATCACAAGTCCGCCTTGAAGAGGCATCGTCAGAGCTTGAAGCGTCGCGCCCGTAACCGCATTTCCAAAACCCGTATCAAGAACACCGTCAAGACTGTTCGTATGGCTATTGAGGAAAAGGATGTTGCTAAGGCTCTGGAAGCATTGAAGGACGCTACGTCCCTTCTGGATAGAGCTGCTCGCAAGAAGGTCATCCACCAGCGTCAGGCCCAGCGTCGTATTGCTCGCCTTCAGGTGGCAATCAACAAGATCGCTGAATAGCCGTTTATTTGCTGCTATGAAAGTAGCCCGCTGTACATTTGTACAGCGGGCTTTTTGCGGTTGGAGTTTGGCGGTCAGGGGTTATCGCCTTTGGTTCGCGATGTCCTGAAGGGCCTTTGTGTCAAGGATGGTAATATCTTTTCCATTGACCTGAATGAGTGCATCCTTGGCAAATCGTTTGAAAATACGGGAAAGCGTTTCCTGGATGGTGCCGAGGTAATGGGCAATCTGGCCCTTGGGAAGATCCAGTGTGAACGTGTCCGCATCCTGTGACGATCGGAGCAGCAGTAGATAGGACGCTACTCGGGCGGGTGTTTCCTTGAGACTCAGATCGTCGATTTTATTCACCAGAATACGAAGCCGTTGCGACAACATGGCCATCATTTTCATGGCCAGATCCGGGTCTTCTCGAATAATCCGTTCAAAATCTTGCCGTGGAAAAAACAATGTTTCCAGTTTTTCCAATGCCTGACCATGCGCCGGGAATGTCCCACCTTGAAAAACCGGCACTTCTCCAACGGCTTCCCCCGGGCCGAAAATATGGAGAATTTGTTCTTTTCCCGCCGGGGATGTCCGAAAAATTTTCACTCTTCCATTGATCGGCGCGAAAAAACCGTGCGCTGGCGTATCCCCTAGAAACAGCGTTTCTCCCTTTCTGAATTTTTTGATGACGGCAATATCAGCAAGTTTGGTGTATTTTTCGTCGGGAAGCCCTTTGAAGAAGGCTATTTTTGTGACGGCTGCGAGTTTGTCCATGTAATAATTTGCTCCATTTCTCTGTGTGATACGGTAATTTGACCTAAGTCATGGTTCCCGTCAAAAAAAAAGTCCACTGTCGGGGCACGGAGAATGAAACAGTGAAAAAGTTTTTTTGGATACCCCCTTTGCTTTCGATGTCTTTCTTGGCAGCCCATTTGCTGAGACAGGGCGACTTTGGCCTGATGACCGCCTTTCTTGCCTTGGCAGGACTGATGACGACACGGCAGGCCTGGGTTCGTTGGGGCATGGTGGCCGCGCTTGTCTGGGGCGGATTTATTTGGGCTGATACCACCGTGCACCTGGTACATTTCCGACAGGCGTTTGATCTGCCATGGAGACGGTTGGCCGTGATTATGACGGGGTTGATCGTTTTCAACGGATTCGCCGTCATGGCCTTGTTGAGTCAGCGAGCTTCATCCTTTTTTTCAGTCGCTCGGGATTCATCGCTGGGGCGCACGGCCATTTTCGTGTTGACGATTATGGGGTTGGCGTTGGCGCGGGCCAAGGTGCCGTTTCCTATTTTGTTGGCGGATAGATATTTGCCAGGTTGGGGATGGGCCGAGATTTTTGCACTTGGACTGTATGCGCAATGGATTGGTGGTCGCATGATGAAGCCTCGGGGACATCGTATGGTGCGTCCTCGGATCTGGGCGTTGTTTTCCGCCGTCTTTTTCCTGCAATTGGCGTTGGGTTTGTTGGGGATGGAACAGATGCTCATGACAGGGACGTTACACCTGCCTGTTCCTGCCTTGATTTTTGGAGGACCGGTTTTTCGAGGAACCGGATTTTTCATGCTCATCCTGTTTTCCGTCACCATTTTTCTGGTTGGTCCGGCCTGGTGCAGTCATTTATGTTATATCGGAGCCTGGGATGACAGCCTGAGTCGGCTGGGGCCGCGTCCCGCTCCAAAAGAGGGTTTGCGGCGGCTGAGTCTGTGGGGCCGGGGGGCAACGTTGGTTTTGACCATCATGACCGCTGTTGTTTTGCGGTCCATGGGAATACCGGGATCATCTGCGATTGTCTTTGCCATGTTCTTTGGATTGCTCGGAGTGGGGATCATGGCCTTTGTCTCTCGGAAAATGGGGATGATGACGCACTGCACGACTTTTTGTCCCATGGGGCTGGTTGCCAATATTTTAGGGAAAATTTCACCGTGGCGGATTCGTATCGGATCGGATTGTACCCGATGTGGAGCCTGTTACACCCGGTGTCGATATAATGCGTTGGATGAAAGCAGGGTGACATTGGGGCGTCCGGCTCTTTCCTGCACCTTGTGTGGTGATTGTGTGTCGGCCTGTGCTCATAAACAGATAGGATACAGTTTCCCAGGGTTGTCCGGCGAAAATGCCAGAACGCTTTTTATTGTTCTGGTTGTCACACTCCACGCCATCTTTCTTGGCGTGGCACGAATTTGAATACATGAAAAAGAAATGAGGATATGAGTATGCTAAGTACGAGAAAAATGATTACTATTGATGAAGAGCTCTGCAACGGGTGTGGTGAATGTGTACCGTCCTGTGAAGAGGGTGCTTTAGCTATCGTTGACGGCAAGGCCAAGCTGGTCAAGGAAATATATTGTGATGGACTGGGAGCCTGCCTGGGCGATTGTCCGACCGGTGCGCTCAAGGTAGAAGTTCGAGAGGCTGAGGATTTTGATCCGGAAGCCGTGAAAGACCATTTGACGACGCAGGGCCGGGATATCCCCTCACATATGCCCTCGCCGGAGAGTTTGCGTCTGGATGGCCCTGCCGGGTCTTCAAAGCCGATGGGAGGGTGCCCTGGAGCGGCCTTGCAGACCATGACACCGTGTGAACAGGCAAATATCCCGGTGGCGGCTCCGGCCGGAGGGTCGGCTTTGTCCCATTGGCCCGTGCAATTGCGACTGGTTCCACCGACCGCGCCTTTTTTGCAAGGGGCAGACCTGCTGTTGACAGCAGACTGTGTGCCGGTGGCCATGCCAACGTACCACAGTCGGTATGTTGCCGGACGTGTGGTTGTTCTTGGATGTCCTAAGTTTGATAATCAGATGGAATATGTCGAAAAGTTGGCTGCCATTCTGACGGAAAACGAGTTGAAGTCCATCACGGTTTTGGAAATGGAGGTTCCCTGTTGTTCGTCCATGTCAACTATTTTGCGGGAAGCGGTCAAGCGGGCCGGGAAGCGTGTTGAGACGGTCCGACTGACAATTGGGAGAAACGGGACTGTTTTGGAAACGGTTCCCTTGGAATTTTAACAAGGAGTGTATCGCATGAAGAAGACAGCGTTGTTCGATGAGCATGGTTTCAAGGACTTGACGTTTTCCAACTACTTGGTACACGAGTCCGAGTTCATGAAGGTCATCAATTTCAACTTTCGGGCTGGTCAGCAGCTCCCGGTCCATTCGCATGAACTGGAAGGAGAGTTGACATTGACCATTCTTGAGGGTGAAGGTGAATTCCTTGCAGCGGATGGCGCGTCCATGCCTGCCCATACCGGCGACGTGCTGGTGTCGGAGATTGCCGAACCTCATGGGGTAAAGGCGTTGACCGATATGCGTGTGCTTGTAACCATAGCCCCACCAATTTAAGATGAAAATGAAAGAATATATAGAAAAACTCCCTATGCGAGCCGTCAAACCCAGAGGTGACGGCTCGTTTACTGTGGTCCCCCGAATGAGTCAGGGGCAGATTTCTGCTCAACAACTGGCCGACATTCAAAACGTGGTCGAGGAATACGGATTGTCCGGAATCCGTGTGACAGCAGGGCAGCGTATCATGATCGACGGGATTTCTGCTTCAATTCTTCAGGATGTCGTGGAGAAGGTTGGTCCGGTTGGAGATGTGTTTCCATATAAGGTCCATTCCTGTCTGGGGACGACCGGGTGCAAACTTGCCATGCAGGATTCCATGGGCTTGGCCGAACGGTTGGAAGAGTTTTTGAAAAATTATTCCCTGCCGACGAAGTTGAAATCCAGTGTGTCCGGGTGTTCCATGTGCTGTGCTGAGTCCATGATTCGCGATATCGGTTTGATCGGAAGAAAATCTGGTTGGATCGTGTCTTTTGGCGGCAATGGTGGCAAACGGGTGCGGCAGGGAGATGTGTTGGCCAAGGATATTCCCGAGGCCGAAGCCTTTGAGATCATCGGCAAGGCGCTTGATTTTTATGCGAAAAACGCTAAGCCCAAGGAACGGACCGCGCGTTTTGTGGAACGAGTGGGAGTCGATGCGATCAAACGTGCCGTTTTTGGCGAATAACCGTGTGTAATTGGAGTGAGACCCATGGCTAAAAAAGAGACACCAAAAGGTGCTATCCTTCAGCGTGACAAGCAGACGTATGCCATTGTGCCTCGGACGCCTGTCGGCCTGGTCACGCCGGGCGTGCTTGAAGCTTTGGCTCGAGTCGGTCGGAAGTTCGAAATTCCGATCATGAAGATAACCTCGGGTCAGCGTATTGCCCTTGTCGGGCTGGAAGAGGAACAAGTCGATCAGGTCTGGGAGGATCTGAAAATGGACATTGGTCCGGCTGTGGGGCTGTGCGTGCATTATGTACAGGCGTGTCCGGGAACCTCTGTCTGTAAGCTCGGAGTGCGAGATTCTTTGGGATTGGGCAAGGAACTTGAGGAGATGTTTGTGGGCCGAGAATTGCCTGCGAAACTCAAGGTCGGGGTGTCTGGGTGTCCCATGTGTTGCGCCGAAAGTTACGTGCGAGATGTCGGTTTGATTGGCAAGCCTAAAGGCTGGACCATGGTCGTTGGCGGCAATGCTTCGGGCCGTCCCCGCATTGCGGACGTCTTGGCTGAAGGGTTGACGCGGCAGGATGCGGTTGAATTGGTGGGCAGGTTTCTTGATTATTATCGGGACAATGCCGGAAAACGAAGTCGTTCCGCGCGGTTACTCCAAAAAGTTGGTATTGACGCAGTCAAGAAAGCCATAGTATAGTTTCAGTATACACAGTGAATACGGCTCTGAGTAATCAGGGCCGTTGTTGTTTCTAATGGGTGAATATTATTGGGTCGTCGAGTTTCTCACGATGTTGCACTGGCTGAGAAACAGGCGTAGTAAGAATGGGGTTTTCACTCGTATTCATACAGGAGTAGTCTCTTGAGGGTTATCATCATTGGGGCCGGCGAAGTCGGTTTTCATATCTCTCAGCGGTTGGCGGTGGAAAACAAGGAAGTCATTGTCGTTGACAAGAGCGATGAGGCATTACGGAAAATCGCTGAAACGTCTGATGTACAGACGATCAAGGGATCGGGCAGTAGTCCGAAGATTCTTGAAGAGGCTGGTGTTGACAAGGCCGATATCCTTTTGGCGGTTACGGATTCTGATGAAATCAATTTGTTGGCGTGTTCCTTTGCCAATCTTTTGAATCCGAATGTGACCAAATTGGCTCGTGTTCGTGGTGAAATGTATACCGATTACAAGCACTTGCTCACTGAGCGAGGGGCTGAGATCACCAAGATCATCAATCCTGACGAAGAAGTTGTGAACTCGGTTTTACGGCTCATGAGTGTGCCCGGCGCCGTGGAGATCAATGAATTCGCCAATGGGAAAATACGTTTGATCGGTGTCAATTTGCCCGAGGGGAATCCCCTGATTGGGAGCAAGTTGTTCAACCTGCGAGAGAAAATTGGTGAAGAGCTTGGCATTGTCATCGCCGCTCTGGTCAGGGGAGACGAGCTGATTATTCCCAGTGGACTCGATGTCATTCAAAAAGATGATCTGGTCTATTTTGTGTGTGATATCAGGGACCAGGATGAAATCATGCGCAAGCTCGGGATTTTTGCCGAACCTGTTCGCAAGGTCATGATTATTGGCGGCGGCAACATCGGATTTCGTCTCGCCAAGGCCTTGGATAACAAATATTATCATACCCGTTTGCTCGAAAATCGGCAAAAACGGTGCGAATATCTTTCCGAACATTTGGATCGGCCCATTGTGCTCATGGGCGATTCCACGGATCAGGAAATTCTTCGCGAGGAGAATATTCAGGACATGGACATGGTCATTGCCGTGACTGGCGATGAAGAAACCAATATTTTGTCCTGTCTGCTTGCAAAGAGCCTTGGGGCCAAAAGTACGGTCACTCGTGTGAATAATTTCGGGTATATGCCGTTGATCGAACCGATCGGAATCGATTATGTGGTCTGCCCTCGTCAGTCGGCCATTAATACGTTGCTGCATTTCATCCGCCGTGGAAAAATCATTTCTTCGGTCTCCATCAAGGGGGAGGCTGCGGAGGCCTTGGAGGCCGTGGCTCAGGAGGATTCCCCCATCGTGGGCAAGGAGGTCAAGGATCTTGGATTCCCCAGAGGGTGTCTCGTGCTTTGTTTCCAGCGGGAGGATGAGGTCGTGATTCCGCGTGGTGATACTGTTGTCATGCCCAATGATCGGCTGATTATCATTTCCACCAGACAGAATATTCCCAAAGTGGAAAAGGTGCTGACCACCAAGGTGGAGTTCTTCTAAATGCGCTGGAAATATGTGCTTCACATCATCGGTGCGTTGGTTGCCTGTGTCGGGTTGACCATGATTTTCCCGTGGGCATGGGGACTGTATTACGGCGATGGAACGGCGTACCCTATCGGGTTGGCCATGGGTATCACGCTGGTTGTCGGCGGATTGACTTTTGTCTTTTTTCGAGATCCCGTGACATTCAAGAAATCCTCGGTCATGACCCATCGTGAGGGCATGGCCATTGTCGCATTGGGCTGGTTTGCCGCTGGTGTTTTTGGTGGTTTGCCATTTTATCTCGGCGGAACTTTTGATTCCGTGGTGGACTGTGTCTTCGAGTCCCTGTCAGGCTTTAGTACAACCGGATCGTCAGTGTTGGTTGACATTGAAAGCGTGCCCCGTGGCCTGTTGTTTTGGCGGAGCCTGACACATTGGCTTGGTGGCATGGGGATCATTGTTCTTTCGCTCGCTATTTTGCCGTTTTTGGGCATCGGTGGAATGCAGCTGTACAAGGCGGAGGTCCCTGGTCCGTCTCCCGACAAACTCAAACCTCGAATCAAAGACACGGCCATGACCTTGTGGAAGGTCTATGTGTTGTTCAGTGCTATTGAGACGGTTTTGCTCTTGTTTGGCGGCATGGATTTGTTTGACGCGTTGTGTCACACCTTTGGCACCATGGCGACAGGAGGATTTTCAACCAAGAATACTTCTGTTGCTGCGTTTGACAGTGCATATATCGATTATGTCATTACCGTGTTCATGCTTATTGCCGGTGTGAATTTCTCCCTGCATTATCTGTTGCTCAAAGGGCGATTCAAGGTCTTTGTGAAGGACCCAGAATTCCGTGTCTTTGCGTTCATGTTTCTTGCTTTTGTGGTGATTGTTACGGTCTTTGTGTATACGCAAGGCAACTATACAACGGTCGCGGATTCAATACGATATACGTCGTTTCAAGTCGCTTCCATCCTGACCACTACCGGGTTTGCCACGGCGGATTATGAATTGTGGCCCGGCGTGACACAGGCCATTCTCCTTTTTTGCATGTTTGTGGGAGGCTGTGCCGGGTCCACTGGGGGCGGGATGAAGGTCATGCGGATCATGCTGTTGTTCAAGCAGTCCTACCAGGAATTGTTCAGACTCATTCACCCCCGTTCGGTCAGTCATGTGAAGATGGGGCGGACCGTGGTCAAGGATGACGTTATCAGCGGTGTCTGGGGATTCTTCATTCTGTGGCTTGGCCTGTTGGTGCTTGCCGCGTTTGTCGTTGCGTCCACCGGTGTGGATGTGGTCACATCCTTTGCCGCTGCTCTTGCCTGTATCGGTAATATTGGTCCTGGTATCGGGGGCGTCGGCCCGACCGACAATTTTGCATGGCTTCCGGATATCGCTAAATGGGTGCTGACCTTTTGCATGGTCCTCGGACGGCTTGAAATCTATACGGTTATCATTCTCTTTGTCCCGGAATTCTGGCGCAAGTAATCAAATATATCGAGTATAAAAAAACGAGGCCGATAGGAATAGACTGTCGGTCTCGTTGCTTTTTCTAGGCAGTTTAATGCCGTTGAATTGGCCTTGTTTCCCTGTGTTTTGAATCGGAAAGAGACATGGAATCATTTGGCAGCAAAAAAGGGAAACCGTATGCAAACGATTTCCCTTTTTAAGTGTCTTTGGGTGGTTGTATCTAGTCGATACGGTAGTGACAGCCCTTTGTTTCGGTATTGCGAAGGGCAGCCAGCGTCACGATGTAGGCAGTTTGCGAACCGTGGAACAGGTCGATGATGTTTTTGCTGATTTCTGTCTGACGATAGAAGTCCTGCAAATTTTTGGTCAATTTGCGCATGTCGGAAAAGGCCCGGTTCAATCGATTGCTTGTCCGGGCAATACCCACATAATTCCACATGGTATTTCGAATATTTGACCAGTCCTGCGCAATCAGTGCGGGGTCCTCGTCGTGCTCGTGCCCGATGCTGACCCAGTCCGGGATCGAGTCGTTGAGCTTGCGGCTCAGTGCGGCGGAACGGGTCATGCGGGAGGCCATGTCGTGGCCGACACTGTATCCCCAGAGCATTCCTTCAAGAAGTGAGGTGCTGGCCAGACGGTTGGCACCATGAACGCCAGTACAACTACATTCGCCGGCGGCGTAAAGTTTTTCCAGAGTGGAACGACCTCTGTTGTCCACCAGAATGCCGCCACAGAAATAGTGTGCGGCCGGGACCACGGGGACCAGATCCGTGCCCATATCGACACCCATTTTTTGACAAGTGTCCGAAATGGTCGGGAAACGTTTTTTGACATCCGATTTGATGCCGGAGGTGTCAAGGTAGACACAATCAGCATCGGAATGCAGCATTTCATCCATGATAGCCCGGGTTACGATGTCGCGAGGGGCGAGGTCTGCGCGTGTGTCGTATCGTGGCATGAACTGCTCGCCTTGTGCGTTGACAAGGACAGCTCCTTCACCTCGGACCGCCTCAGAAACCAGGAAACGCCGTTCTCCACGTTTATTCCCTCCATAGAGGGCTGTGGGGTGGAACTGCACGTATTCGCAGTTCATGAGCCGTGCACCGGCCCTGTGGGCCATGGCCAGCCCTGAGCCGATAGATCCGGTGGTATTCGTGGTATGTAAGAATACTTGTCCGATACCGCCGGTCGCCAACAAGGTGAATTTGGACAGAATGGTTTCCACTTTGCCTAAATTCTCGTTGAAGACATAGGCGCCGATGCACTGGTTTGACAAATTGTATTTGAAATCCAAGTGCTTGGCATGGTGCTGTGTCGTCAGCAGATCAATGGCGGTGCGGCGTGTCAGGACACGAATGTTTTCATGGGCTTCAACCGCTTCGCTGAGAACTTCCATGATGTTTCGGCCAGTATGGTCGTCACAGTACAGAATTCTTGGCAAACCGTGGCCACCTTCGCGAGTCAGGTACCAGTCGTTGGGCTTCCGTTGGTTGAAAGGGATTTTGTACTTTTCGAGAAAGGTTTCCTGAAGGACTTCAGGGCCTTTGCGAGCAAGATATCGCACGGCGCGGGTAAAGTTGTGCTTCCACCCGGCTGTGAGGATATCCTTTTCCAAAAACTTTGGATCGTCGTTTTCGTTGCGGTAGACGATGCCGCCCTGTGCCAGGGAAGTGTTCCCGCTTTTGAGATCTTCTCCGGCTGTGATGAGGATGACGTCTCCCCCCTGATCGGCCAGGGTGAG is a window from the Pseudodesulfovibrio sp. JC047 genome containing:
- a CDS encoding NAD(P)/FAD-dependent oxidoreductase; this translates as MAKKETPKGAILQRDKQTYAIVPRTPVGLVTPGVLEALARVGRKFEIPIMKITSGQRIALVGLEEEQVDQVWEDLKMDIGPAVGLCVHYVQACPGTSVCKLGVRDSLGLGKELEEMFVGRELPAKLKVGVSGCPMCCAESYVRDVGLIGKPKGWTMVVGGNASGRPRIADVLAEGLTRQDAVELVGRFLDYYRDNAGKRSRSARLLQKVGIDAVKKAIV
- the trkA gene encoding Trk system potassium transporter TrkA, which gives rise to MRVIIIGAGEVGFHISQRLAVENKEVIVVDKSDEALRKIAETSDVQTIKGSGSSPKILEEAGVDKADILLAVTDSDEINLLACSFANLLNPNVTKLARVRGEMYTDYKHLLTERGAEITKIINPDEEVVNSVLRLMSVPGAVEINEFANGKIRLIGVNLPEGNPLIGSKLFNLREKIGEELGIVIAALVRGDELIIPSGLDVIQKDDLVYFVCDIRDQDEIMRKLGIFAEPVRKVMIIGGGNIGFRLAKALDNKYYHTRLLENRQKRCEYLSEHLDRPIVLMGDSTDQEILREENIQDMDMVIAVTGDEETNILSCLLAKSLGAKSTVTRVNNFGYMPLIEPIGIDYVVCPRQSAINTLLHFIRRGKIISSVSIKGEAAEALEAVAQEDSPIVGKEVKDLGFPRGCLVLCFQREDEVVIPRGDTVVMPNDRLIIISTRQNIPKVEKVLTTKVEFF
- a CDS encoding TrkH family potassium uptake protein — protein: MRWKYVLHIIGALVACVGLTMIFPWAWGLYYGDGTAYPIGLAMGITLVVGGLTFVFFRDPVTFKKSSVMTHREGMAIVALGWFAAGVFGGLPFYLGGTFDSVVDCVFESLSGFSTTGSSVLVDIESVPRGLLFWRSLTHWLGGMGIIVLSLAILPFLGIGGMQLYKAEVPGPSPDKLKPRIKDTAMTLWKVYVLFSAIETVLLLFGGMDLFDALCHTFGTMATGGFSTKNTSVAAFDSAYIDYVITVFMLIAGVNFSLHYLLLKGRFKVFVKDPEFRVFAFMFLAFVVIVTVFVYTQGNYTTVADSIRYTSFQVASILTTTGFATADYELWPGVTQAILLFCMFVGGCAGSTGGGMKVMRIMLLFKQSYQELFRLIHPRSVSHVKMGRTVVKDDVISGVWGFFILWLGLLVLAAFVVASTGVDVVTSFAAALACIGNIGPGIGGVGPTDNFAWLPDIAKWVLTFCMVLGRLEIYTVIILFVPEFWRK
- the nadB gene encoding L-aspartate oxidase, giving the protein MNNFRLQSDALIIGSGIAGSMAALTLADQGGDVILITAGEDLKSGNTSLAQGGIVYRNENDDPKFLEKDILTAGWKHNFTRAVRYLARKGPEVLQETFLEKYKIPFNQRKPNDWYLTREGGHGLPRILYCDDHTGRNIMEVLSEAVEAHENIRVLTRRTAIDLLTTQHHAKHLDFKYNLSNQCIGAYVFNENLGKVETILSKFTLLATGGIGQVFLHTTNTTGSIGSGLAMAHRAGARLMNCEYVQFHPTALYGGNKRGERRFLVSEAVRGEGAVLVNAQGEQFMPRYDTRADLAPRDIVTRAIMDEMLHSDADCVYLDTSGIKSDVKKRFPTISDTCQKMGVDMGTDLVPVVPAAHYFCGGILVDNRGRSTLEKLYAAGECSCTGVHGANRLASTSLLEGMLWGYSVGHDMASRMTRSAALSRKLNDSIPDWVSIGHEHDEDPALIAQDWSNIRNTMWNYVGIARTSNRLNRAFSDMRKLTKNLQDFYRQTEISKNIIDLFHGSQTAYIVTLAALRNTETKGCHYRID